The Phycisphaerae bacterium region AGCGGGGCCCTACGCGTGTGCCCGGCCGAAGGCGACCTGCGTCCGACCCTGTCCGTCTACGTTCATGAGAAGTGGGAATCAGCCAGGATTCCTTTCGGCTTCATCCTCCACGTGGGCGGTGGGCAAGCCAGAGTCCCGGCCGCTCCCGCATCACGAGAACGTCGTCCCGGCGGGCCGGCCGGATTTGGGGGGCCGGGTGGATTCGGAGGGCCGGGTGGCCCGGGCGGATTCTTCGGTGGACCGCCAGGCTTTGGCCGCAGGGAGGCCGAGACGCCCCGGCCGCCGCGAGGAACGTCCGCCTTCGTCTATGTGGACCACCAGACCGGCAAGACGACGCTCTTCGACCACATCAATGTCATCCAGCGCGAAGGCGGATTCGGTCCACGAGGAGGAGATGACCGCGGGTACAAGGTTTTCTTTCACAAAGACCGCACGCTCAACGGCATGAGTGCCGTCAATGTCGTCTATGAGGGTAGCGAGCGATTCCTTCTGGCCGAGGCTCTGGCCTACGACGTGTACCGGAGGGCGGGCAACGCGGCCTGCCTGACCGAGTTCGTGCGCCTGTGGGTCGATGGTCGCATGGTCGGCTATCATCTGATGGTCGAGCGGCCCAACCGCTCTTTCCTGCGGCGGAACAAGGTCGACGACGCTGGCAACCTCTACAAGTTGACTTGGCTGGGTCGAGGCGTGGTCGAGCAGCACGAGAAAAAGACGAACACCCGAAGCGGCCACGACGATCTTGTCGCTCTCGTCGAGCAGCTCGAGAAAACAAAGGGCGACGAGCAGTGGCAGTTAATTCAGCAGCATTTCAATGTCGATCAGGTCGCAACCTACTTTGCCGTCAACATGGTCCTCTCCCACTGGGACGGCTTCTTCAATAATCATTTCGTCTACCACGACACCGAAGGAACTAAGAAGTGGGAAATGTATCCCTGGGACCAGGACAAGACCTGGGGTTACTACGACGGAATCCCGCCGGACCAGGTGTTCTTCGACATGCCGCTGACCTTCGGCATGGAGGGTGCCCGACCACCGGAAAGTCGCGAACAGTCCGGCCCCGCCGGCGGTTTCGGCCCGTTTGGCGGAGGGCCATTTGGCGGCGGTCCGCCGGGCTTTGGTCCATTCGGCGGCGGACCTCCCCAAAGAGGCATGCAATGGTGGAGACCGGGCGGCTACTTCTCCAGGCCGTTGCTGGCCAACCCTCGGTTCCGCAAACTCTTCCTGGCGCGTATCCGCGATATCCTGGACACGATCTACACTCAGGAGACGTACTTTCCACTCATTGACGCGATGGCCGATCAGCTCAAGCAGGATGTCAGGTTGCGTGCGACGGCCACGGGCGACGCTCCCGAGGCTGCCGAGCAGCGGCTGACACAGAACGTCCAGATGCTCCGCGCCCACGTGGTCAAGCGCCGGCAGTTCCTGCTGGAGCAAGACGAGTTGCGTCTGCCGAGGGAAGGGACCGCATCCGCACCGGCGGCGGGGGCAAGTGACCCCTCGGCTCGTTGACGAATATCGCCCGTTGGGACTGCCCCGGTCGCCCGCCGACGCCGGGGGTGACCTGCAGAGTCGTCGTGAAGAGTTGAGGAAGCAGGCCGTTCAGGTACTGCCGCCAGTTGATCCAGGTATGGCCGCCGCCGGAGGTGGCCATGTCGAGCTTGAAGCCGTGGCGAGCAAGGGTGTCAGC contains the following coding sequences:
- a CDS encoding CotH kinase family protein translates to MSFMRKSIAIAALTAIVGIAAFFAGPGMGWGSGDGDRGGDDDVKTSTSPSDFRASVVINEIFYNAPEDQDDVQWVELHNTGSQTIDLSSWMLDKGEVYVFPDGATIQANGYLVVALNPTAFQESYGMPALGPLKRPLKRGSEKLELTDAKEKRIDKVRYKDRDPWPVSPDAYSSSLERICPTASGEDAENWAASPLPAETPKPSGTPGKQNASFSATLPPVIRIVGDRPDDLQPDQPLRVEAEVRGDRLREVNLLYRVVTEGVEGQESAVPMVKDAAGGRYQGSIPGQKPGTLLRYRVKAVAESGALRVCPAEGDLRPTLSVYVHEKWESARIPFGFILHVGGGQARVPAAPASRERRPGGPAGFGGPGGFGGPGGPGGFFGGPPGFGRREAETPRPPRGTSAFVYVDHQTGKTTLFDHINVIQREGGFGPRGGDDRGYKVFFHKDRTLNGMSAVNVVYEGSERFLLAEALAYDVYRRAGNAACLTEFVRLWVDGRMVGYHLMVERPNRSFLRRNKVDDAGNLYKLTWLGRGVVEQHEKKTNTRSGHDDLVALVEQLEKTKGDEQWQLIQQHFNVDQVATYFAVNMVLSHWDGFFNNHFVYHDTEGTKKWEMYPWDQDKTWGYYDGIPPDQVFFDMPLTFGMEGARPPESREQSGPAGGFGPFGGGPFGGGPPGFGPFGGGPPQRGMQWWRPGGYFSRPLLANPRFRKLFLARIRDILDTIYTQETYFPLIDAMADQLKQDVRLRATATGDAPEAAEQRLTQNVQMLRAHVVKRRQFLLEQDELRLPREGTASAPAAGASDPSAR